The Streptomyces aurantiacus genome includes a region encoding these proteins:
- a CDS encoding MFS transporter, with product MPPSQGHPQRWPILGVICLAQLTVLLDNTVLNVAIPSLTEELGAGTADIQWMINAYSLVQSGLLLSAGSAADRYGRKKMLVAGLVLFGIGSLAAGLADTTGQLIAARAGMGVGGALLLTTTLAVAMQIFTPDEQPRAIGIWSAVNALGFATGPLLGGFMLDHYWWGAIFLVNLPVVALALGAVIVLVPESSNPRGDRPDLLGALLSTTGMTALVYAIITGPEHGWTSGRVLAVAALALVVLALFAYWESRIPHPMLDLHFFRDRRFTGAVAGAVLITFGMGGALFLLTQHLQFVLGYGPLEAGLRTAPLALTVVALNFTGLSAKFTVKLGTPVSIALGMVLMSGGLVSIATLAASGYTGTLLGLLLIGAGCAIANPAMAHAIMSAIPPEKAGVGAGVNGTLAEFGNGLGVAVLGAVLNARFAALIPFAAASLPAALASAESAGERARIKDAFSSGLETSQLVGAVAVLLGGLLAAALLRRAEGADSAVTVKAAA from the coding sequence ATGCCCCCCTCGCAAGGTCACCCCCAGCGCTGGCCGATCCTCGGTGTCATCTGTCTCGCGCAGCTCACCGTGCTGCTCGACAACACCGTGCTCAACGTCGCGATCCCCTCCCTCACCGAGGAGCTGGGGGCGGGCACCGCGGACATCCAGTGGATGATCAACGCGTACTCGCTGGTGCAGTCGGGCCTCCTCCTCAGCGCCGGCAGCGCCGCCGACCGGTACGGCCGCAAGAAGATGCTGGTCGCCGGTCTCGTCCTGTTCGGCATCGGCTCACTGGCCGCCGGACTCGCCGACACCACCGGGCAGTTGATCGCCGCCCGCGCGGGCATGGGCGTCGGAGGCGCGCTCCTGCTCACCACCACGCTCGCCGTCGCGATGCAGATCTTCACGCCCGACGAGCAGCCGAGGGCCATCGGCATCTGGAGCGCCGTCAACGCCCTCGGCTTCGCCACCGGGCCACTGCTCGGCGGGTTCATGCTCGACCACTACTGGTGGGGCGCGATCTTCCTGGTCAACCTGCCGGTGGTGGCGCTGGCACTGGGCGCGGTGATCGTCCTCGTACCGGAGTCCAGCAATCCGCGCGGCGACCGCCCCGACCTCCTCGGCGCGCTGCTCTCCACGACCGGCATGACCGCCCTCGTGTACGCGATCATCACCGGCCCGGAGCACGGCTGGACCTCCGGCCGCGTCCTCGCCGTGGCAGCCTTGGCGCTCGTCGTCCTGGCCCTCTTCGCGTACTGGGAGAGCCGGATCCCCCACCCCATGCTGGACCTGCACTTCTTCAGGGACCGGCGTTTCACGGGCGCGGTCGCCGGCGCTGTGCTGATCACCTTCGGCATGGGTGGCGCGCTGTTCCTGCTGACCCAGCACCTCCAGTTCGTCCTCGGGTACGGGCCGTTGGAGGCGGGCCTGCGCACGGCGCCGCTCGCCCTGACCGTGGTGGCCCTCAACTTCACCGGTCTGTCGGCCAAGTTCACGGTGAAGCTCGGCACGCCGGTGTCGATCGCGCTCGGCATGGTGCTGATGTCGGGCGGCCTCGTGTCGATCGCGACCCTCGCGGCGAGCGGCTACACGGGCACGCTGCTCGGCCTGCTCCTCATCGGCGCCGGCTGCGCGATCGCCAACCCCGCCATGGCGCACGCCATCATGAGCGCGATCCCGCCGGAGAAGGCGGGCGTCGGCGCGGGCGTCAACGGCACGCTGGCCGAGTTCGGCAACGGCCTCGGTGTGGCGGTCCTCGGCGCCGTCCTCAACGCCCGCTTCGCCGCGCTGATCCCCTTCGCCGCGGCGTCCCTCCCGGCGGCGCTCGCCTCCGCGGAGTCGGCCGGCGAGCGGGCCCGGATCAAGGACGCCTTCTCCTCCGGCCTGGAGACCAGCCAGCTGGTGGGCGCGGTCGCC
- a CDS encoding ArnT family glycosyltransferase: protein MTTTQHDTTHTGGAGSSGGANPSWGPPGETGPAGATAVQEPAVGPPAAPEDGSPRQPFARRLWRGRPEDHRWTRPAFLGTLLLIGALYTWNLTASGYANSFYSAAVQAGSQSWKAFFFGSLDSANAITVDKPPASLWPMALSVRLFGLNSFAILFPQVLMAVATAGVLYGAVRRRFSATAGFITMAVFALTPVAALMFRFNNPDAALALLMAVTVYCVLRAMEKAQTKWLVWAGAAVGLAFLVKTLQAFLILPPLALIYVIFAPTTLRRRIGQVLLAGLSMIVAGGWWVAIVELWPASSRPYIGGSQNNSFLELTFGYNGLGRINGEETGSVGGGGGGGGGSWGETGWDRMFSSSIGGQISWLIPAALIVLAAGMVLTRKAKRTDTARAAFLAWGGSLLITMVIFSFMQGIFHEYYTVALAPYVAAVIGMGASVLWEERGRMWVSLTMAAGMTATAAWGYVLLNRSSDYLPWLKWLVLVGGLVAALGLVFVSRLGRRLALAVVGLSFVAALAGPTAYTLTTLNEGHTGSIVTAGPAVSGGRGGPGGGGGMGGGPGGGGMPGQNQQGGTGQNQQGGGTGQPPTGGVPGGNGQTQQNGNGQTGQNGRTQQGGGTGDGGRMGGGMGGLLNGATVSSEAKTLLEKNSGDYTWAAAAIGAQNAASYQLSTGDPVMAIGGFNGSDPSPTLAQFKQYVADGKIHYFISSGSMGGGGGSSSGTGSQISEWVQENFKEVTVGSSTFYDLTQPTS, encoded by the coding sequence ATGACGACGACTCAGCACGACACGACCCACACGGGAGGTGCCGGCTCCTCCGGGGGCGCGAACCCCTCCTGGGGACCGCCGGGCGAGACGGGCCCGGCCGGGGCAACCGCCGTACAGGAGCCCGCGGTTGGTCCGCCGGCCGCCCCCGAGGACGGCAGCCCCCGGCAGCCCTTCGCGCGCCGCCTGTGGCGCGGGCGGCCCGAGGACCACCGGTGGACGCGTCCCGCGTTCCTCGGCACGCTGCTGCTGATCGGCGCGCTCTACACCTGGAACCTCACGGCCTCCGGGTACGCCAACTCCTTCTACTCCGCGGCCGTCCAGGCCGGCAGCCAGTCCTGGAAGGCCTTCTTCTTCGGCTCGCTCGACTCGGCCAACGCCATCACCGTCGACAAGCCCCCGGCCTCGCTGTGGCCGATGGCCCTCTCGGTGCGGCTGTTCGGCCTGAACTCCTTCGCGATCCTGTTCCCGCAGGTGCTCATGGCGGTCGCGACGGCCGGAGTGCTGTACGGGGCCGTGCGCCGCCGGTTCAGCGCCACGGCGGGCTTCATCACGATGGCGGTCTTCGCGCTCACTCCGGTCGCCGCGCTGATGTTCCGCTTCAACAACCCGGACGCGGCCCTCGCGCTCCTGATGGCCGTCACGGTCTACTGCGTGCTGCGCGCCATGGAGAAGGCACAGACGAAGTGGCTGGTGTGGGCGGGCGCGGCCGTCGGTCTCGCCTTCCTGGTGAAGACCCTCCAGGCCTTCCTGATCCTGCCGCCGCTCGCACTCATCTACGTGATCTTCGCGCCGACGACCCTGCGCAGGCGCATCGGCCAGGTCCTCCTCGCCGGCCTGTCGATGATCGTCGCGGGCGGCTGGTGGGTGGCGATCGTCGAACTGTGGCCCGCGTCCTCCCGCCCGTACATCGGCGGCTCGCAGAACAACTCCTTCCTTGAACTGACCTTCGGCTACAACGGACTCGGCCGGATCAACGGCGAGGAGACCGGCAGCGTCGGAGGTGGCGGCGGTGGCGGTGGCGGCAGCTGGGGCGAGACCGGCTGGGACCGGATGTTCAGCTCGTCCATCGGCGGTCAGATCTCCTGGCTGATCCCGGCCGCGCTGATCGTGCTCGCCGCGGGCATGGTCCTCACCCGGAAGGCGAAGCGGACGGACACGGCCCGTGCCGCGTTCCTCGCCTGGGGCGGCTCGCTGCTGATCACCATGGTGATCTTCAGCTTCATGCAGGGCATCTTCCACGAGTACTACACGGTGGCCCTCGCCCCGTACGTCGCCGCCGTGATCGGCATGGGCGCGAGCGTGCTGTGGGAGGAGCGCGGCCGGATGTGGGTCTCGCTCACCATGGCCGCCGGGATGACGGCCACCGCGGCCTGGGGGTACGTCCTCCTGAACCGTTCCTCCGACTACCTGCCCTGGCTGAAGTGGCTGGTCCTGGTCGGCGGCCTGGTCGCCGCGCTCGGCCTGGTCTTCGTCTCGCGGCTCGGACGCCGGCTCGCCCTCGCGGTCGTGGGGCTCAGCTTCGTCGCGGCCCTCGCGGGTCCGACGGCGTACACCCTCACCACGCTGAACGAGGGCCACACCGGCTCGATCGTCACGGCAGGTCCCGCGGTCTCGGGCGGTCGCGGCGGTCCTGGCGGCGGTGGCGGCATGGGCGGCGGCCCCGGTGGCGGCGGTATGCCGGGCCAGAACCAGCAGGGCGGCACCGGCCAGAACCAGCAGGGCGGCGGCACGGGCCAGCCTCCCACCGGCGGTGTGCCGGGCGGCAACGGCCAGACCCAGCAGAACGGCAACGGCCAGACGGGTCAGAACGGCCGGACCCAGCAGGGCGGCGGCACCGGCGACGGCGGTCGCATGGGCGGCGGCATGGGCGGTCTGCTCAACGGTGCCACGGTCAGCTCCGAGGCCAAGACGCTCCTGGAGAAGAACTCCGGGGACTACACCTGGGCCGCGGCCGCCATCGGCGCGCAGAACGCGGCGAGCTACCAGCTCTCCACCGGTGACCCGGTGATGGCGATCGGCGGCTTCAACGGCAGCGACCCGTCGCCGACACTGGCCCAGTTCAAGCAGTACGTGGCCGACGGGAAGATCCACTACTTCATCTCCTCCGGCTCCATGGGCGGCGGTGGCGGCAGCAGCTCCGGCACCGGATCCCAGATCAGCGAATGGGTGCAGGAGAACTTCAAGGAGGTGACGGTGGGTTCGTCCACCTTCTACGACCTGACGCAGCCGACGAGTTAG